In Amia ocellicauda isolate fAmiCal2 chromosome 7, fAmiCal2.hap1, whole genome shotgun sequence, one genomic interval encodes:
- the LOC136752630 gene encoding zinc-binding protein A33: MAAKPLLEEELSCPVCFEIFNYPVSLKCSHSYCKACLEQYWKQKGTRECPICKRKSSVERPPINFTLQKLSDSFKKQLLQRHPDILCSLHSEKLKLFCLADEELVCVVCQNSRKHTNHKLCPVEEAALERKKILENSLESSNKQMETFLQIKKEWEETEAFIKTQVQHAERQIKQEFEKLHHFLRVDEMARIASLREEEKRKSQVMKHKIEDIKRQISSLSDIIRHVQQQITAADVPFLQNYKNKDIRAQCTLQDPEEIPGVLIDVAKHLGNLRYRVWEKMLGIVQYSLVTLDPNTAQTNVALSEDLTSLRYTDKHQLPDNPERFFNRVSTLGYEGFTSGQHYWDVEVGINNDWNIGVAKESIKRKIGIFLNPGEGFWVIGLCNGDTYWAQTSPRTRLHLKRKPQKIRVQLDYDKGRVSFFDSSDMTPIYTFKYTFTEKIFPYFAPGMNNEGRIPNSLRICPVKVSINLE; the protein is encoded by the exons atggcagcaaaACCGCTCCTGGAAGAGGAGCTTTCCTGTCCTGTGTGCTTTGAAATCTTTAATTATCCTGTTTCCCTGAAATGTAGCCATAGTTACTGTAAAGCTTGTCTGGAGCAGTATTGGAAACAAAAGGGCACTCGGGAATGTCCAATCTGCAAGAGGAAGTCTTCAGTTGAAAGGCCTCCTATTAACTTCACTTTACAAAAGCTGTCagattctttcaaaaaacagttATTGCAGAGACATCCAGACATACTCTGCAGTCTGCACAGCGAGAAACTGAAGCTATTCTGTTTGGCTGACGAAGAGCTTGTCTGCGTTGTTTGTCAGAAttcaagaaaacatacaaaccaCAAACTCTGTCCTGTGGAGGAGGCTGCTTTGGAGCGAAAG AAAATACTGGAGAATTCACTGGAATCTTCGAATAAACAGATGGAAACAtttcttcaaattaaaaaagagtgGGAAGAAACAGAAGCATTTATTAAG ACCCAGGTCCAGCATGCAGAGAGGCAGATAAAGCAGGAATTTGAGAAACTCCACCACTTTCTACGAGTTGATGAAATGGCCAGAATCGCTTCACTGAGGGAGGAGGAAAAACGAAAGAGTCAAGTGATGAAGCACAAGATTGAGGACATTAAACGACAAATATCATCCCTTTCAGATATAATAAGACATGTACAACAGCAGATAACAGCTGCAGATGTACCATTCCTGCAA aacTACAAGAACAAAGATATAAG AGCCCAGTGCACACTGCAGGATCCAGAGGAGATTCCAGGAGTGCTGATAGATGTTGCCAAGCACCTGGGCAATCTGAGATACAGAGTGTGGGAGAAGATGCTGGGGATTGTTCAATACA GTCTTGTGACTCTAGATCCCAACACAGCTCAGACTAATGTAGCCCTCTCAGAGGATCTTACAAGCTTGAGATACACTGATAAACACCAGCTTCCTGACAACCCAGAGCGTTTTTTTAACCGTGTATCAACATTGGGGTATGAGGGATTCACCTCAGGGCAACACTACTGGGATGTGGAGGTTGGGATAAATAATGACTGGAACATTGGTGTGGCGAAAGAGTCCATCAAGAGGAAAATTGGTATTTTTCTGAACCCAGGAGAAGGGTTTTGGGTCATAGGTCTCTGTAATGGTGACACATACTGGGCACAGACCTCCCCACGGACACGTCTACACCTGAAGAGAAAACCACAGAAGATAAGAGTGCAGCTGGACTATGACAAAGGAAGGGTTTCATTCTTTGACTCCAGTGACATGACACCTATCTACACTTTTAAGTACACATTTACTGAGAAAATATTCCCATATTTTGCACCAGGAATGAATAATGAAGGTAGAATCCCAAATTCCTTACGAATCTGCCCAGTTAAGGTGTCTATAAATTTGGAATAG